Proteins from a genomic interval of Musa acuminata AAA Group cultivar baxijiao chromosome BXJ1-9, Cavendish_Baxijiao_AAA, whole genome shotgun sequence:
- the LOC135594354 gene encoding uncharacterized protein LOC135594354, whose translation MPSGPKKRKAARRKKEMALRPANPAAPPRDSEQHDDPVPVEDNKENDGGSPASSSSSLSRENHRFRSAEALLGSEAVEFVSRAEDAESGKGATLAEEDDEGSVVVGNDLAFTNAAESIAGSEDSALEFAESEKEDEKPAEETAVDVENIVAMTEERGPTDEVAAKCFEETSGEAAAKVVPLRDADEALEQLGEENHEARSVDGKTETLPTAEVELPATPLHHATWWNCCGLLDVFAGSRR comes from the exons ATGCCATCGggtccgaagaagaggaaggcGGCCAGGCGCAAGAAGGAGATGGCTCTCCGCCCTGCAAATCCTGCTGCTCCTCCTCGGG ATAGTGAGCAACACGATGATCCGGTGCCCGTTGaggacaacaaggagaacgacggTGGATCCCCCGCATCTTCCTCCTCATCTTTAAGTCGGGAGAACCACCGTTTTCGATCTGCCGAAGCGTTGTTAGGGTCTGAAGCTGTTGAGTTTGTTAGCAGAGCAGAAGATGCGGAGAGCGGTAAAGGAGCAACCTTGGCCGAGGAAGATGACGAGGGGTCTGTTGTTGTGGGAAATGATTTAGCTTTTACGAATGCGGCTGAGTCCATCGCTGGATCAGAAGATTCGGCTTTAGAATTCGCTGAATCTGAAAAGGAAGATGAGAAACCTGCCGAGGAGACGGCTGTTGACGTCGAAAATATTGTTGCTATGACTGAAGAGCGGGGGCCGACTGATGAGGTTGCTGCTAAGTGTTTTGAGGAGACTTCGGGCGAAGCCGCAGCGAAAGTAGTGCCGCTTCGTGATGCGGATGAGGCCCTCGAACAGCTCGGCGAGGAGAATCATGAAGCCCGCAGTGTTGATGGGAAAACTGAGACTTTGCCGACCGCTGAG GTTGAGCTCCCTGCTACACCTTTGCATCACGCAACCTGGTGGAATTGCTGCGGCTTGCTTGATGTTTTTGCAGGTTCTAGGAGATAG
- the LOC135594352 gene encoding mitogen-activated protein kinase kinase kinase 18-like, whose translation MAISQWCRGRTIGRGSTATVFLATAFPSGYLFAVKSADLSLHASLQREQGILSSLHHPNIVSCLGFDVTAESSGGQLSYNLFLEYAPLGSLSECIVKHGDRLEEGVIRSYTGDILRGLAYLHAKSIAHCDVKSRNVLIWPDGRAKVADLGCARPTTGDDGTVRPIAGTPMFMAPEVARGEEQGAPADIWALGCTVVEMASGLPPWPDVDVPAAALHRIGFTTDVPKCPGWLSEEAKDFLDKCLRRDARERWTADQLLQHPFLAKRSPPNRFTESDSSQVKVSPRSTLEQSLWDSVADEEEEVEMDRQFDSPEERIRQLISGGFPASNWTCDDNWITVRMSEEEPTVARADAADEPIGHSNTDYISSAADRFSDSVGYGVPDYTDELDDVVIVNQMTGERQICTPAVEVDNNICFSANLLHRLVF comes from the coding sequence ATGGCCATTAGCCAGTGGTGCCGCGGCAGGACCATCGGCCGCGGCTCCACCGCTACCGTCTTCCTGGCGACCGCCTTCCCCTCTGGCTACCTATTCGCCGTCAAGTCCGCCGACCTCTCCCTCCACGCTTCGCTGCAAAGGGAGCAAGGTATCCTCTCCTCTCTCCACCACCCCAACATCGTGTCCTGCCTCGGCTTCGACGTCACCGCCGAATCCTCGGGCGGCCAGCTCTCCTACAACCTGTTCTTGGAATACGCGCCGCTTGGTTCGCTCTCTGAATGCATAGTGAAGCACGGCGACCGCCTGGAAGAGGGCGTGATCCGGTCCTACACCGGTGACATACTCCGCGGCCTTGCTTACCTCCACGCCAAGTCCATCGCGCATTGCGACGTCAAGAGCAGGAACGTCCTGATATGGCCGGACGGGCGCGCCAAGGTCGCGGACCTCGGGTGTGCACGGCCGACCACTGGGGACGACGGTACGGTGCGGCCTATCGCGGGCACGCCGATGTTCATGGCGCCGGAGGTGGCGCGCGGAGAGGAGCAGGGGGCGCCGGCCGACATATGGGCGCTCGGGTGCACGGTCGTCGAAATGGCCAGCGGGCTGCCTCCCTGGCCCGACGTCGACGTCCCGGCCGCCGCCTTGCACCGCATCGGCTTCACGACGGACGTCCCGAAGTGCCCAGGGTGGTTGTCGGAGGAGGCCAAGGACTTCCTCGACAAGTGTTTGAGGAGGGACGCGAGAGAGCGGTGGACGGCGGATCAGTTACTGCAGCACCCGTTCCTGGCGAAGCGGAGTCCACCGAACCGCTTCACGGAAAGCGATTCGAGTCAGGTAAAGGTCTCTCCAAGGAGCACACTGGAGCAGAGCTTATGGGACTCCGTagcagatgaagaagaagaggtggagaTGGACCGGCAATTCGACAGCCCAGAGGAGAGGATCCGACAGCTGATCAGCGGCGGCTTTCCGGCGTCCAATTGGACATGCGATGACAACTGGATCACGGTAAGGATGAGTGAGGAGGAACCTACAGTCGCTAGAGCAGATGCTGCCGATGAACCAATCGGTCACAGCAATACTGATTACATCAGTTCAGCAGCAGATCGCTTCTCTGATTCTGTTGGATATGGTGTTCCAGACTACACTGATGAATTAGATGATGTAGTAATTGTGAATCAAATGACTGGGGAGAGACAGATCTGTACACCTGCTGTTGAGGTCGATAATAATATTTGTTTTTCTGCTAATTTGCTGCATCGATTGGTCTTTTAG